Genomic DNA from Lactuca sativa cultivar Salinas chromosome 8, Lsat_Salinas_v11, whole genome shotgun sequence:
TTTGGATAAACCATTTAGATATCTCTGCCCAATTTAGAGGCTAAAATTTGACGAATCAAGCGTCCTTAATAACTTATCCATTCATGTTGCATTTGAATGGAATAGTTAAGAAGCCattctaatattattattattattattattattattattattattattattattatctataaTTTTGCTAAGCAAATATCTTGATTATTTATGTATTTGATGAAAATATTATTCATTAGCTCAAACTTTGTAATCGTTATTTTATtgaataaatatattattgataAAATATGATAGTGTTAgcaagaaaattttttatttttagcttcattatttataaatattagaattgcaaaaaaattaaaaatatattcaaTGATGATTTTTTTAAGAGTGTCGAAGGTATCACTggaattatgaatttaagatGGCATATTTTCTATAAGTTTATTTATAgttcataaatattatatatattaatttccAAAATAAGGTTATGAGAAATATTTACTATCTATTTCAAACTAGATTATAACCCGTATTGAACGCAGAGGAacgtataaaaaaaatcaaacgtCTACAGATATTGTATAATAatgattaaaaaatatattatggtTAAtgatattattgaaatgtgtagaagaTACATTGAAATCGATAAATATCTATTACCGTTGAAGAACCTCTTTCTAGacaataatttttgttttattaattgAACGACATTCATCGTCACATATGAGTACCTTCAAAATCATTGATAATTACATTAGTGTAATTTGGCGAAAGATTGATGGGTAAAACATTAAGGACaaaacttttagtttttttttcttgaagATGATGAATCGTCACTTGAATCTATCACTTTGTTTTAGTGTTAATGTTGCttataaaagttaaatataaatacataagCATATAGgtaagttttattattttatatgatgAAAGTAATAATTTTAATGTGGCAACATTATCTAAGAAATAAATGcttgaaatatttttggagtgATAAAAACCACAAtcactaaaaaaaattatataaggaAAATACAAATTTAGATTTGGTGAAATTATAAATGAAATTAACGACAAATATTATTTTGGAGGGAATTGTATTTTGCAAGTTGCAATACTATGACAAAATTCGAAATATGTGTATTTGTtgtgtaaatttataaattttagtattactatataaagataaaacaaaGTAGGTTGATATGttatacaatatttttttaatcattttgttTTAGTGGTAATGTTGGTTATaaaatcgatatatatatatatatatatatatatatatatatatatatatatatatatatatatatatatatatatatatatatatagacagttcaaataaaaacagtaaataatgtGAATGTAAAAACacgtttttatgttattattctgcaattaattttgtattgaaaactttatgtcattattcagaaaagaataaatgaatagtcaaatgttaaaattaaaattagaatTTACTACAAAAATGCACATAGATAAgtttataatagaataataacattataatgaatatatgacTAATCGaaagttaatatttatattagaattacttcaaaaatacatatatacaaaattcattacagaataataacataaacatagtgtttttacattctcacactatttactgtttatatatatatatatatatatatatatatatatatatatatatatatatatatatatatatatacaaaactgtaaatttggtctttgtggtttgtaaaaaactttggatagaGTTCAAAAAGTTTTCgacttgcatggaaagtccaaaATAAAAACTTTTCCGTGGTTTTGGTCCTAAAAAACTTAAAAAGACTTTTATGCCCTTCTTAATTTATTTCTTAcatttttatatttgttttaatattattttaattaaaaattaacaaGGCTTATTGATCCTATCCTCACCCTACCAGTGTCTTATCTCTTcccattaatttttttattattttataaagatTTAAATACTTAAGttaataaagaaaatagaaaaaacaaatgaaaagggTAAAAGAGTCTTTTTCAAATTGTTCAAGGACCAAAACCAAAggaaattcttgattttggaccatccatgcaagttgaaaacttgttggaccctatccaaagtttttgaataccacagggaccaattttgtagttttgtcatatatatatatatatatatatatatatatatatatatatatatatatatatatatatatatatatatatatatatatatatatatatatatatatatatatatatatatataggcatatTGATAAGTTTGATTATTTTATATgaggaaaataaaaattataattgACAACATTATCTAAAAATAAATGCTTGAATTTAGGAGATAAAAAATAGGGATCATTAAAAACATTATATAtggaaaatacaaatttaaattgagtaaaattatggatgaaattaatGACGATTAAATTGGTAGGTTACGATTGAATTCAATTTTGGAAAGTTAAAATTTGATAAACGAAACGCGTAAGTTATCAAAATAAAGAATTTTATGGATATaaggaaaatacaaatttaattttgaTAAATAAATGCGTAAGAAATAAATGCTTGAAATATTTTTGAAGGGAAAAAATTATGATCACTAAAAAATTTTATATaaggaaaatacaaatttaaattagGTGAAATCATAGAAGAAATTAATGACGATTAAATTGGTAGGTTACGATCGGAATCCGATTTTGGAAAGTTTGAATTTGATAAAGGAAACACGTAAGTagtcaaaatataaaattttatatgATGAGGAACAAATAAAAAAGTATATATAAAGTAATAAAAAGCCgacataataaaataaaagataaagcAACATAAAAAAAATCTATCTTAATTAATAATAATCTTTTTGCCACATGTTATTTTCTCATTCATATTGTCATATGacaatttttggtattttttaatTAACTATTTTCCACCTGTCATTTTTCTATGTTTTTCAATTATTGAAAAATGTTACTTAATTATATTGTTATATCAGCATAAACATTATAATTAGACGTTCCTTCTATAATAAGattacttaatttaaaaataaattgacAACCAATATATAATTTTTTCACTACATTAGatattgacaactatttcattATTCAAGTAAAGTCATAGAGTATAATTTATgaaatgttaaatgttatatggatttaattttagtatatcatcaatgaaaactctTTTCTAAATAATGAATGGTTTGttttaaattgattatgaatATAAATGGTAGCGTtaatgtttgttcttatttatttggtgttTGCAAGAACTTTGTATTAGACTTGACGCAATTTTGAATAATTTTggtatatcatcaatgtaatttggtatatatctttcaattatatgaaatatcaaataatgacatttcattactattgtgataatttagtttatatattgcaTTTTACTAATGTTAAtggtcttatttttttttctaataaccgtAACGTTTTTACCAATTATACtttttacaaatctcctaatatcttataattatttttatcttactttataatttttcataattatctattttCAAGATTAACTGTCTTGAATACGAAACTTTGTTCACTGATTTTGACCAAAAAAGGTTTCTCATGACCGGGATATGACATTTCAAAGACAAAGACAAATTAGGGAAAAATATTGAAATAAGAGTTTTgactttttaaataaaaaaaaaccacaTACACACCTTTCTATTAACTAAACTAggtgaatgcccgcgcgttgcgcagaagcatctatataactgaaatctttacatgtttttttttaaatataacaataatgttattgttaaatttgatatattaATTCGTATACTATggagatataatatattgattattttgaaaagtaaattacacgaatggtcccgaTGGTTTGGGGTGATTTGTGCGCTGGGTCCCTAACTTGTTTTTTTaattcggaaggtccctactatttgtttttgttatgcgttttgtacatactatttgtttttgttacgcttttagtctctgtcttacctaaaaagactattattaaataggaaaaaattgtGAGGTAGGTAAAGTAAGGTAAATGGGTGGGGTTGggggtgtttatttaaataaattagaaaattaagggaacatatagtctttttaggtaagacagagaccaagtgcgtaacaaaaacaaatagtcgGGACCTTcctagttaaaaaaataagtcagggaccaaacacgcaaattactctaaaccatagggaccattcatgcaatttactctattttgaattatatataatatatacatatattaaaactgcataatctcaatcttttgaatgacctctacccgcggtttgaataaaataaaatataatatatagtttaatgttatttacatttgtagttattattaattaattttttaaaatttatttgtttaacgttttaatttctatcattgtaattatttaaaacatcaaacaatttttttttttattttaaagataacaatataatcatttatattgtcatttttaactattgttattgtaagttattttaagctaattatttaaaaaaatttaacgattataaatatatctttatgaaatattttagttaaattgatattacaatttagtttttgcatttagcactacaatttatcatttttaactattcacaaaatattctttgggctttttaagtggaactaaaatttatattgaaATTGACCCTGTAgtgttatatttaagttaacaatttaagtattttgtccaaactgttcaaaagttgtagctttaaattgataatggtttacatacaacaacatattaaatctaataaactaagtataatatgttaaaagttaaagacataactttataagtagaagtaaaaatattattttaatattgaaatttagtttttttatgattacactttaggttttatacatatttaaacttattaaccaacttataatcattattagaaagacactacaatttatcacttttaactatttataaaatattctttaggttgtttaagttaaactaaaatttatatttaagttgatcatgtaaggttatatttaaattaacaatttaagtattttatacaattttttgcaaaagttgtagctttaaaatgataatggtttacatacaacaacatattagacctaataaattaagtataatatgttaaaagttaataacataactttataagtagaagaaaatatattcttttaatattgaaatttaatttatatatgattacattttaggttttaaatttatttaaactTATTAACCAAATTAGAATCATTATTGCCAAGAAATTGAAAagacatgggagtttcaaatgaatgtggtgaaaggaaaaatgaatgagagtttcaaatgaatgtggtgaaaggaaaaatgctagctttataagtatataatgataatgataatgatatgttaaaaacaaaatagaaattaCAATGCACTTTGTATCCACTTAACATAGTTACATCAACTAAAAATAAATTTAGAAATTACAATTCAAAACATTATAGATTAAAGtcgaagtacattgttatttaacTAAATCTGTTAAAAACCAAGAATTCTGGGCAAATATGTCAAATTAATAGCAGTATAATATTGATAATTAAAAACAGTGAATGGTAAATGGTAGTTTTCAATCACCAACTACCATGCAACCCAAACAATCGTAGAAAATTTTAATTACATAAGAGACACATACATACAGTTAATCAAAAGGCAGTATGCTTTTCTCATGagcattttatcaaacatgtaGAGTGCAACATCAAATGCAAGGTTAGAAAGACAAAAGTAAAAGATTGAAAAACTAATACTAACATTTATAATCAAGATTATTCATGCATTCAAAAATCACAGTCAAATACAACACtaatgataataaaaaaaattgaatacaattaataaaaattaagaaCGTCATATTAAAAAGGAACCTGAATGACAAACATGATGCTGCAAAGGGTGATGTTGTTCGAACATAATGTTACAAAGGGTCTGAAGAAAACATAATGTACGAACAACACCACATAGATATGTTTCATATAATAGATGTGAACTGAAAGAAAATATGAAAGGCGCCACCTAAGAACATGATTTTAATTAGGAAGACACAAAATTTACTTTAAAAAATTATTATGATGTTTAAGTGAGTTGGATACAATCTTTTTATAAATGACGTTCATTAAATCAGTTAGTCAAACTTTTAAATTTAGtcaatattaatttaattttattttattttaggatgacttcatcaaaataatcaaataattgaaATCAACCAAGAAACACAGTGAATAAACATGATTGTgtcatcaaaattttcttttaatatacAGAGAGATGAATATTGACAATTGGATTTAAGAAGTGTTAAccacagtgttctaaaaggcgcgctaTGGCGCGCGCCAAGGcgtgccatggcgtgaggcgtgactCCGCCGTTACGGAAagcctcataacgttgctgttaggcgtggcgcgcggcaaggcgtgatatggcgcgccatgacgcgttatggcgtgttatagcgcgtgttttttcgtttgagacatgttttttttgctctttgttatgtcttttctaatcggagatatatgtattgtggtttttgttaaatttttgttactagttattgatctaacacttataaaaagtagttatatttaatataaatttatatttatgtggtaatataattttaaattaatacaaaatcgccgcatTACATCACGCattgaaaaacgtcatggctcgtcatggctcgttaagcttgaggcttgaccatGCCGTCACGTCACGCCTCACGTCATTTAGAACCTTGGTTAACCATAAGTTGTCAAGAAGGCAAATTGGTTTTGAGAGTCACTTGGCACGTCACTCTCCCATATattttatttcttatttatttatttgtttattattttttttaacactaTTCTACTTcccaattttcatttttattgtaTTCAGTTTTGTAAAGAGCtttcatatttttatttaataaattaattatgaaaTTCATATAACATAAAATGTCCACATAAGGTAAAGTACATCTACAACTATTGCATCAgtcaatttatcattttctttCATAAAACTCATTGGTAAAATTCTTAGAGTTCATTATTCATttggtttttattatttttttctttaccTAACTTTTATctaaaacttttcatctttataATTTGAAAATTAAATTATTAGTATTTTATAAGTTGTTGTTTAGATTCTTTCATATATTTTAAAGTTACGCTTTTGTTATCTTACTTAATttttttacataattttcattttaattaatattactttttattattataattttttagttGATTGTCATTTGTGTATTATCAAACAATATACActtaaaaacattattttttttcgtCTCCTCAACTCGTAATTTTTTcgatcaaaattttatttttatatttttatggtgCATTTTGCAAATGAATTCTCCGTCGCAACGCATGAACTTAATACTATATATTAAATACCAAATTGAGTTTGTGAGGGAAATTATTATTCATTTCAAATGAATTTTAGCGATTGGATATGAATATTTGTAGTAAGTCACGTAAATTATGTGGCAAGGAGAGTCATTTGGACTTTCTATTTCCAAATCTAAATTTACTAAAATCAAATCATATTATATATTGTCAAACATGAAATATAAAATGTATAACAACAGTTTTAGAAATAGCCATGTAGGTTTTGGTCGTCCAATATTTTCATATTGACTTTTTTTTCGttcaattaatttttatttaaaagttCTTATCCTTTATTATTTTAAAGTTAAATTATAGTATTTTATACATTAGATTTGGCCACTTActatattttaaagttatatttttagctCCTTACATAATTTTTAATAATTTCTTTTATTAATTTCTTTATGATATATTTTCATCCGTCTTTTCCGTACATGATTATTAGTATCCaaattttattttgatatttttgtggTCCACTTTATATGGTTTAATCAtctcacaaatatatatgatgtCGAACTATGTTTTTTAATATACCAGATTTCCACAACATTGCGCAAGTTCCCAACTTATTTTTATCTAAATTATATAAATAAGTAGCGATAAAGAGGAGAATTAACCTCCAAAAAGAAGTCCAtaaatataatatcacatataagtACGCGAAGCAAGTGGGCCCAGCCTCATTTGTAGCCATCAACTACGTCTTGTTTTTATTCGGAAATTACTTCATTACACAAGATATTTTCAAGTTTCATCATTAGTCTAAGATTTTATGAAATAAGATAACGACTCAATATTGCTTTTTGCAAGACAGGatgagtatattcttgaaatgTTTTTGTTAGAGAATAATTTTATACTGAATAATATATTCAATATAAATATTAAAGTATATAAATAGACTGTATAGTTATAAAAAACAAATTCAGTTTggtttctaattaatttttgCCACAAATGATTCTTATAGTTTTAATTTCTTGCATAGTTAGTCTTAATGtatcatttattttatatttgatCTAGAATTGCAATTTGATACGCAATTTAAGTATTGACTTTTTCAAAATTATCACAATATGACCATTAAATTTCTAATCGTACTAATTAAGTTCTCAATCTTTCCATTTTGTCACTATGTGATACACTATACCATGTTCAACATGTAACCGTCATTTGTGGTATGTCATGTATTCTGACAACCTTCAACTTCCACAtaaattcttttattttttatattttaaaatttattattattattattattattattattaaatcaaATTTAAGTCCGTTATGGATTATTGATAACCACAACCCCTAATTCAAACCATGGTCATCATATGAACATGATGAACACAAacctaaaattcaaaaataaagaaaaacataGTATATCAAAAATCCAATCAAATGGAGGTTTCTAGGATGAATTTCAAGAACGAAACAAATCTCTACAACACTTACGCAAACATGTCAATTGCTTGTAAGAAACAAAACACGATCAAATCTTTTTGTTTGCCATGCCCGTCCATCGATATGTTTAGGTTTTTCAAGAAGACATAGAAACCCTAGTAAAACACCCAAACCCATTCATTATAATCAACAATTTTGATAGCTTAAAAAAGAATCATTTGAATCACTACCATATCACATTAAAACTCCTTCAGACCATTAATCGAATAAGGCTACCCGTTTTATGGGTCATATGCAATCAAGAAGAGGTGTACAATGGTGGAGGTTTTGAACCACGTGAATGCAAATATGGTGGAGGAAGTGTGGTGGAGACGATGGTAATGTTAATGGTCCTCTAATTAAACACGACATTAACATTAGGAGTCTCCTTATGACCAAAATAAATATCAACTTGTGTAAAGAAAAAAATAATGCAGAACCCATTTATGTGATTTAGTCTAGTATAaatatagtaatatttaattattaacaaAACGTCTAAGAGAACGTAATATAAAAGAAAAAGGAAGtcataaattatactattaactAGCCATGACACATGTGAAAATGACAGTACAACAAACGGACAAGTCCAAATTTGTGATTTCGAGGCTTCCACCACCTTCCTCTCCACCGTTCACCGACTGTGTGGGAGGTTTACAgttaggcgtcaaaaatgaaaaatcacaataaatttaagTTCCTCTGTTCAGCATATCTCTGAACCTCACAAGCGACTCAACTCGTTGTAATTTAAGCTGTTGCTTAAACCTGCTGATGAAATCATCGGCTTTTAAATCGAATTCTTCGTCATCAGCATTCCTCATCGCTCTCGCTGTCTCCGGCCGCCGTGCGTCAACGTCCTCCTCGTCGTCCGATGAGATCATTATCTCGCTACGTGATTTCTTGATCTCGACAGGCGGCTTCTTCGCCCAAGTCTTCTCAGACTTGCTCTTGATCACATGATGGTCCTGGTTATGGGCTGGTTCCCTATCGAAATTTTCCGGCAGAGTAGAAGGAGCTCCGATTTTGAAGGCGGAGGAGATTTTGAACGACTTGATTCGATCGAAGAATGAAGGGGGTCGGCCGAGTTGAGCAGGTGAGTTGCAGATCTGTTTAGACTCGGTTTGAACCGTGTTATCGCTGTAAACGGAGGAGAAGTTAACGGACTTAACTCGTTCCAATAGAGACGGAGCACGGACATTTTGACTCGGCGGTTGTCGTTCCGACTCTGATTGAGACATCTCATCGCCGGCGTTGGAAAACTCCGGTGGTGATGATACGCTGGATCGAAGGGGTGACCGGGTTTCGTCACCAGAAGGGAAATGAATGGACTGAGCTAGTCGACTCAACGAACTGTATTTTGCCGTTTT
This window encodes:
- the LOC111894659 gene encoding pathogen-associated molecular patterns-induced protein A70, coding for MVGDTESMAIASMWASMSSWCSPTPTMLFCIMNLIIATIFIASKSNNTKHHDHVRWNSFGPIGRVSSFLERSARSVNLSSYTTIITTTTAAESQHQCPSPSKTAKYSSLSRLAQSIHFPSGDETRSPLRSSVSSPPEFSNAGDEMSQSESERQPPSQNVRAPSLLERVKSVNFSSVYSDNTVQTESKQICNSPAQLGRPPSFFDRIKSFKISSAFKIGAPSTLPENFDREPAHNQDHHVIKSKSEKTWAKKPPVEIKKSRSEIMISSDDEEDVDARRPETARAMRNADDEEFDLKADDFISRFKQQLKLQRVESLVRFRDMLNRGT